A genomic segment from Lignipirellula cremea encodes:
- a CDS encoding ubiquitin-conjugating enzyme E2 produces MRESPRIRRLRSDFRSVSALRADSSILEFETEGDPPEHYTLRFLGRGLSRPRQEVVAQDIHMVSVGLGAGYPRMIPDLTWRTPIFHPNISGSGVVCLGGYGSHWVPAVGLDDLCVMLWDMIRYQNFDIESPYNREAAAWARAQTTYRLPMDARPLRDKLARIPPEQRVPQNSPSRQADVLFLEDPSPGSGDSSEVEVIDVELVDSDDNDILFIE; encoded by the coding sequence ATGCGGGAGTCGCCTCGGATCCGTCGTTTGCGCAGCGACTTCCGGTCTGTCTCCGCTTTGCGTGCCGACAGTTCGATTCTGGAATTTGAAACAGAAGGCGACCCGCCGGAACATTACACGCTCCGTTTTCTGGGCCGCGGCCTGTCCCGTCCCCGACAAGAGGTCGTCGCGCAGGATATCCATATGGTCAGCGTGGGGCTGGGGGCCGGTTATCCGCGCATGATCCCCGATCTGACCTGGCGGACGCCCATCTTCCATCCCAACATTTCCGGGTCGGGCGTGGTCTGCCTGGGCGGCTATGGCTCCCACTGGGTGCCTGCGGTCGGCCTGGATGACCTGTGCGTCATGCTGTGGGATATGATCCGCTACCAGAATTTTGATATTGAGAGTCCCTACAATCGCGAGGCGGCGGCCTGGGCCAGGGCCCAGACCACCTACCGCCTGCCGATGGACGCTCGTCCCTTGCGCGACAAACTGGCCCGTATCCCGCCCGAGCAAAGGGTTCCCCAGAATTCCCCGTCTCGCCAGGCCGACGTACTGTTCCTGGAAGACCCGTCCCCCGGCAGCGGCGACAGTTCGGAAGTGGAAGTGATCGATGTGGAACTGGTTGATTCCGATGACAACGACATCCTGTTCATCGAGTAA
- a CDS encoding HesA/MoeB/ThiF family protein has product MTRDTLYIDDEDRYSRLRLIAWWDQDKLTAARVLVVGAGALGNEVLKNLALLGVGQVTVVDFDKIEDTNLTRSVLFRARDRGLSKAIAAAAAMADMNPDTHVDALDANIITEVGLGVFADADVVIGCLDNREARLWVNRCCWKVGTPWVDGGIQEINGVAKVFVPPDGACYECAMTENDYRLINLRYSCPLLRREDLLAGKVPTAPTIASMIGGLQTQEALKLIHGMPVDEGHALVFNGAANQFYKTRYPHREDCLSHDTWPTPIELPLSADNTAAELFAAAAPHFEEGTALELHLERDLILDLYCGKCDQRQRMMKAQLSVSMRDAACPTCGETGKPNMVHAVAANSPLVEEKLRSLGIPPYDIVRITSPTAEQVFLLAADRPARRPA; this is encoded by the coding sequence ATGACGCGCGACACGCTCTATATCGATGACGAAGACCGTTACTCCCGGCTGCGGCTGATTGCCTGGTGGGACCAGGACAAACTCACCGCCGCCCGCGTCCTGGTCGTCGGCGCTGGCGCCCTGGGGAACGAAGTGCTAAAAAACCTGGCCCTGCTGGGCGTTGGCCAGGTAACGGTTGTCGACTTCGACAAAATCGAAGACACCAACCTGACCCGTTCCGTGCTGTTTCGCGCCCGGGATCGCGGGCTGTCGAAGGCGATCGCCGCCGCCGCCGCAATGGCCGATATGAACCCCGACACGCATGTCGACGCGCTCGACGCCAACATTATCACCGAGGTTGGCCTGGGCGTTTTTGCCGACGCCGATGTCGTGATTGGCTGCCTGGATAACCGCGAAGCGCGGCTGTGGGTCAATCGCTGTTGCTGGAAGGTTGGTACGCCCTGGGTCGACGGCGGCATCCAGGAGATCAACGGCGTCGCCAAGGTTTTCGTCCCGCCCGACGGCGCCTGTTATGAGTGCGCCATGACCGAGAACGACTATCGCCTGATCAACCTGCGGTACAGCTGCCCCTTGCTGCGCAGGGAAGATCTCCTGGCCGGCAAGGTGCCCACGGCGCCGACGATCGCTTCGATGATTGGCGGTCTGCAGACGCAGGAGGCGCTCAAGCTGATCCACGGCATGCCAGTCGACGAAGGCCACGCCCTGGTATTTAACGGCGCCGCCAACCAGTTCTACAAAACGCGTTATCCGCACCGGGAAGACTGCCTCAGCCACGATACCTGGCCGACGCCGATCGAACTGCCGCTGTCGGCCGACAATACAGCCGCCGAACTGTTCGCCGCCGCCGCCCCGCACTTCGAGGAAGGAACCGCCCTGGAGCTGCACCTGGAACGCGACCTGATCCTGGACCTGTACTGCGGGAAGTGCGATCAACGGCAGCGGATGATGAAGGCCCAGCTCTCCGTCAGCATGCGCGACGCGGCCTGTCCCACCTGTGGTGAGACGGGGAAACCGAACATGGTGCATGCGGTCGCCGCTAACTCGCCGCTGGTGGAAGAAAAGCTCCGCTCGCTCGGCATCCCGCCGTACGATATCGTCCGCATCACCAGCCCCACGGCCGAACAGGTGTTCCTGCTGGCCGCCGATCGTCCGGCCAGGCGACCGGCTTAG
- a CDS encoding Mov34/MPN/PAD-1 family protein — protein sequence MIAATAKPVPGPDQGDQVKAIGALNASAPPIFLHESVLEEILDYSHGDLQREQGGFLVGDLYEDRQKQYVEVRHFCAATQARSHAASFTFTHETWSAAQRDIDRRFPGERIVGWHHTHPDLGVFLSGYDRFIHRNFFAQPWESALVVDPLRQEFGFFQWLDGEIVSCGFVCVYGK from the coding sequence ATGATCGCCGCCACCGCCAAACCGGTTCCCGGCCCCGACCAGGGCGACCAGGTCAAGGCGATCGGCGCGCTCAACGCCAGTGCTCCGCCGATCTTCCTGCATGAGTCGGTGCTTGAAGAGATCCTGGACTATTCGCACGGCGATTTGCAACGCGAACAGGGCGGCTTCCTGGTCGGCGATCTGTACGAGGATCGCCAGAAACAGTACGTCGAGGTCCGCCATTTCTGCGCCGCGACCCAGGCCCGGTCGCACGCTGCTTCGTTCACATTTACCCACGAAACCTGGTCCGCGGCCCAGCGCGACATCGACCGCCGCTTTCCTGGCGAACGGATCGTCGGCTGGCATCATACGCATCCCGACCTGGGCGTTTTTCTGTCCGGCTACGACCGGTTCATCCATCGGAACTTCTTCGCCCAGCCGTGGGAATCGGCCCTGGTGGTCGATCCGCTCCGGCAGGAATTCGGCTTCTTCCAGTGGCTCGACGGCGAGATTGTGTCGTGCGGCTTTGTTTGTGTGTATGGAAAATGA